A stretch of DNA from Paenibacillus albus:
GGCAAGGCAGAAGCCTTTACCACGGCGAATGCGGATACAGCGATGAATGGCTTCGTGAACACCTTCTATGACTCAACGGCAAAATATTTCTACACGAACAGCGATCATGCCATACATACGCATGCATCAGGTCCAAACAGCGGCTTGTACACCGATTTCTGGTGGGAGGCGCAGCTGTGGGAGACGGTGATGGATGCCTATGAACGGACTGGAAGCAGCACGTACCGAACGATGATTGACGATATTTACACCGGCTTTAACGCCAAGTATACCGACATGATGACGAATGCGTTCAATGACGATTTGGGCTGGTGGGCGCTTGCCTGCATGCGAGCTTACGAGATAACGGGAACTGCGGAATACCGCAACCGGGCATCGTTCCTCTTCGACCAAATTTACTCCTTCTACGACAGCACTTATGGCGGCGGCATCTGGTGGAAGCGCGACGGGACCTCAGCGCAGAAGAATATGGCGACGAATGCGCCGATGGTCATGACCGCGATCAAGCTGAAGAATGCGACTGGCGACAGCGCATATCTGACGAAAGCAACGACGATCTACGCGTGGACCAAGAGCAAGCTCGTCAGCGGCAGCAAGGTGAATGACCATGTCGAGGGCAGCGGATCAGGCACCGTTATCGACTGGGATTTCTCGTACAACTATGGTACTATCCTCGGCGCGGCGCTGGCGATGTATCAAGCGACAGGCACGAGCAGCTATCTGACCGACGCCAACAATGCAGCGAATTATGTCATTAACAACATGACATTGTCTTACTCGCTGATGTATGAGGGTGAGGATGACGGGGCCGGGTTCAAAATGATTTTTGCCCGCAACCTGAATAAGCTTCGCATCGCAACAAGCAAT
This window harbors:
- a CDS encoding glycoside hydrolase family 76 protein → MKSVWRFGKKAAAVLLAAALLIPAIGGGGKAEAFTTANADTAMNGFVNTFYDSTAKYFYTNSDHAIHTHASGPNSGLYTDFWWEAQLWETVMDAYERTGSSTYRTMIDDIYTGFNAKYTDMMTNAFNDDLGWWALACMRAYEITGTAEYRNRASFLFDQIYSFYDSTYGGGIWWKRDGTSAQKNMATNAPMVMTAIKLKNATGDSAYLTKATTIYAWTKSKLVSGSKVNDHVEGSGSGTVIDWDFSYNYGTILGAALAMYQATGTSSYLTDANNAANYVINNMTLSYSLMYEGEDDGAGFKMIFARNLNKLRIATSNATYLNFLQQNATQAFNHRRTSDNVIGSDWTGPTGTGFVQSLAAAAGAAILQFTPADNYTGNIAGNGTYEAENALKSGSIISESTQAGFTGRGYLAGWNSAGTITFNVNQNSASTRTVTIRYAGGAGNSSRYVSVNGTVVASNLSFPSTGSWGTWSTVTINLSLNAGYNKVIIGFDSSKGNTNYLNVDKISGL